In the Eremothecium cymbalariae DBVPG#7215 chromosome 7, complete sequence genome, one interval contains:
- a CDS encoding Rho family protein (similar to Ashbya gossypii ABR182W) gives MSYQGGVNIRKKLVIVGDGACGKTCLLVVFSKGQFPEIHVPTVFENYVADVDIDGRHVELALWDTAGQEDYDRLRPLSYPDSNVVLICFSVDLPDSLDNVQEKWISEVLHFCQGVPILLIGCKIDLRNDPQVIDQLHTAGQRPVTAAEGKEVAEKIGAVGYLECSARTGEGVREVFDAATRASLAGHPSSATPSSKKKTHSERKSLKKRKKCIIL, from the coding sequence ATGTCATACCAAGGAGGCGTGAATATcagaaagaaattggtgATAGTTGGGGATGGTGCATGTGGAAAGACGTGCCTTTTGGTTGTATTTTCGAAGGGCCAATTTCCCGAGATACATGTGCCCacagtttttgaaaactaCGTGGCGGATGTTGATATTGATGGACGGCATGTTGAACTAGCGTTATGGGATACTGCTGGTCAAGAAGATTACGACAGGTTACGGCCACTTTCATATCCTGATTCAAATGTTGTGTTGATCTGTTTTTCCGTGGACCTTCCAGATTCGTTAGATAATGTTCAAGAAAAATGGATTAGTGAAGTGCTTCATTTCTGTCAAGGGGTTCCAATCCTACTCATTGGGTGTAAGATAGATCTGAGAAACGACCCCCAAGTCATAGACCAGTTACATACGGCAGGTCAAAGACCTGTAACTGCTGCTGAAGGCAAAGAAGTTGCCGAGAAGATCGGCGCTGTAGGTTACCTTGAGTGCTCTGCTAGAACAGGAGAAGGTGTCAGAGAAGTTTTTGACGCTGCAACCAGAGCTTCCCTGGCTGGCCACCCCAGTTCTGCTACTCCATCTtctaaaaagaaaactcATTCGGAGAGGAAAAGCCtgaaaaagagaaaaaaatgTATCATCTTATAA
- a CDS encoding Rho family small GTPase (similar to Ashbya gossypii ABR183W) has product MSQQMNNPSIRRKLVIVGDGACGKTCLLIVFAKGKFPQVYVPTVFDNYVADVEVDGRRVELALWDTAGQEDYDRLRPLSYPDSNVVLICYSIDLPDSLENVMEKWISEVLYFCQGVPVILVGCKADLRNDPQVIEQLRQQGQQPVSQAQAQEVADQIGAVEYIECSAKTGFGVREVFEAATRASLMGKQGKSKAKSDKKKRRKCVVL; this is encoded by the coding sequence ATGTCTCAACAAATGAACAATCCTAGCATTAGAAGAAAATTGGTTATCGTGGGTGATGGTGCCTGTGGTAAGACATGTTTGTTGATCGTGTTTGCTAAAGGAAAGTTTCCTCAGGTGTATGTTCCAactgtttttgataactACGTGGCagatgttgaagttgaCGGGCGTCGTGTGGAGTTGGCACTATGGGATACAGCCGGGCAGGAAGATTACGATAGATTGAGACCTTTGTCATATCCTGATTCGAACGttgttttgatttgttATTCTATTGATTTACCTGATTCTTTGGAGAATGTGATGGAAAAGTGGATTAGTGAGGTTTTATACTTCTGTCAGGGAGTGCCTGTTATTTTGGTGGGTTGCAAGGCAGACTTAAGAAACGATCCACAAGTGATTGAGCAGTTGAGACAGCAGGGCCAACAGCCGGTATCTCAGGCGCAAGCTCAGGAGGTTGCAGACCAAATCGGCGCGGTCGAATACATTGAATGTTCTGCAAAGACTGGATTTGGTGTCAGAGAAGTTTTTGAGGCAGCCACTAGAGCCTCCTTGATGGGCAAGCAGGGCAAGTCCAAGGCCAAATCGGACAAAAAGAAGAGGCGGAAGTGCGTTGTCTTATGA
- the MRP2 gene encoding mitochondrial 37S ribosomal protein uS14m (similar to Ashbya gossypii ABR184C) — protein sequence MGFRFPIKTKLPSGFLNARLIKDHFKRQQVAENEVTVKALKYISRNTTLPQKLRMEAQLQLSAMPNYTRATQVRNRCVLTGHSRSVLSDFRLCRTQFREKARNGELPGVKKGVW from the coding sequence ATGGGCTTCAGATTTCCAATTAAGACAAAACTTCCCTCAGGGTTCCTAAATGCCAGACTAATTAAGGACCACTTCAAGAGGCAGCAAGTAGCGGAAAATGAAGTCACTGTGAAAGCTCTAAAATACATATCTAGAAACACTACTTTGCCACAGAAGCTGAGAATGGAGGCCCAACTTCAGTTAAGTGCCATGCCAAACTATACCAGAGCCACACAGGTGAGAAATAGGTGTGTGCTAACCGGTCATTCGAGATCTGTGCTCAGTGACTTTAGATTGTGCAGAACACAATTTAGAGAAAAGGCTAGAAACGGTGAATTACCAGGTGTGAAGAAAGGTGTTTGGTAA
- a CDS encoding uncharacterized protein (similar to Ashbya gossypii AGR154C) — protein MFQFNDNSSLHVVPSSVQSGVITPVNHIPRSQSTSDLFLIPELDYQDREKKRKQPCVPRNAGNNSHFYPQVTRHSSMNSANVDTLASPLNLPFLHEHRRSSLLQTQKRSPLTPYQIQRSQMKQRFQFPNGESFTPRAQLRQKLPLPETPRSFVPQYNTRPKAHSMSNMPSPQVRVPYNRGPHQPTVHSNRSSPNLSASSRGSRQIDHSGYRELKSKIARRNSLQIHKSSSLVNVSTKYSSENSSQALRAMSAESLRLRTGPSCLSLQENITSSGHKVPTSALPSLPSFGCSQFTKSQSSTSIKTLSNPNTSSSSLSRSSSSLVRDGASGSITSASDSSQKAVEQQTLLSNNNISLHSGNFMICPKSSATAAVNISNTVAIGGSTAIDPPELENLCNFSSCDRGAKKQGSKFGSFIKKFIPGMRRKQKVDQPTNFNSSEIKTAPLLEDGEEDLQATAITVSSVSLGFEADNADESNDTSSTSSYDREAGSLFDIDLVFDTLLLKGDRHEENSPVTDFKGVSKMSTVTQSREPKRCSKVSYHVKQRSSLNNEIDYDLIHDFSKLRDFIDAEQNNGQQQKSAAPSPRHSSPLTPPPRSNRRPIFNEPSISQFFYNSAVSGNLIIDCTTSLKLSKNHHKDRLLTTLQMKWKAVHIDKQMPKTKSLNGRIMSCLKSSGSDSAVNCPTGNASPSNSQKSVKRLEFAEEIYVNDTYSHWEYRRSDKRFLKERKQLMTSMQGLPFVQSVKWELNEFKRNEMLVHPESKQNTQFFI, from the coding sequence ATGTTTCAGTTTAACGATAATTCAAGCTTACACGTTGTGCCGTCGTCTGTACAAAGTGGCGTTATAACTCCCGTTAATCATATACCCAGATCACAGTCTACAAGTGATCTGTTCCTGATTCCTGAATTAGATTACCAAGATagagaaaagaaaagaaaacagcCTTGTGTTCCCAGAAATGCAGGTAACAACAGTCACTTTTATCCCCAAGTAACGAGACATTCTTCTATGAACTCGGCTAATGTTGACACCTTGGCTAGTCCGCTAAATCTGCCCTTTCTCCATGAACACAGAAGGTCCTCTCTGCTACAGACACAGAAAAGATCTCCCTTAACACCGTATCAGATTCAGCGATCCCAAATGAAGCAGAGGTTTCAGTTTCCAAATGGTGAGAGTTTTACTCCAAGGGCGCAACTGAGACAAAAGCTACCCCTACCAGAAACCCCTCGGTCGTTTGTGCCACAGTATAATACTAGACCTAAGGCGCATAGCATGAGCAATATGCCCAGCCCGCAGGTCCGTGTACCGTATAATCGAGGGCCTCATCAGCCAACTGTACATTCCAATCGGAGCAGCCCGAATTTGTCTGCTTCTTCTCGTGGATCAAGGCAAATAGACCATTCTGGATATCGGGAGCTGAAAAGTAAGATTGCGCGCCGGAACTCTTTACAAATACACAAGTCTTCTAGTCTTGTAAACgtttcaacaaaatattcatCTGAGAACAGCTCGCAAGCATTAAGAGCTATGAGTGCGGAATCACTAAGACTGAGAACTGGGCCCTCATGTCTCTCATTACAAGAAAACATTACTTCATCTGGCCATAAAGTTCCTACTTCTGCTCTACCAAGCCTTCCCTCCTTCGGATGTTCCCAATTTACGAAATCACAAAGCTCTACCTCCATAAAAACTCTGAGCAACCCAAATACTTCCTCAAGTAGTTTGTCTCGGAGCAGTAGTTCTCTAGTTAGAGACGGTGCATCTGGCAGTATTACAAGTGCCAGCGATTCAAGTCAAAAAGCAGTGGAACAACAGACGCTGCTctccaataataatatatctttgCATAGTGGCAATTTCATGATTTGTCCTAAGTCTTCAGCAACCGCAGCAGTGAATATATCGAATACAGTTGCCATAGGTGGGTCAACAGCTATAGATCCACCCGAACTCGAAAATTTGTGCAACTTTTCGTCTTGTGATAGAGGTGCCAAAAAACAAGGTTCCAAATTTGGGTCatttattaaaaagtttATTCCAGGTATGAGAAGGAAACAAAAGGTCGACCAACCAACGAATTTCAATTCATCCGAAATTAAAACGGCGCCGTTATTGGAAGATGGTGAAGAAGATCTGCAGGCGACTGCAATAACAGTCTCCTCAGTTTCGTTAGGATTTGAGGCGGATAATGCAGACGAATCTAATGATACTTcctcaacttcttcttatGATAGAGAAGCTGGTAGTCTATTCGACATAGATCTCGTTTTTGATACATTGCTATTAAAAGGCGACCGTCACGAAGAGAATAGTCCCGTAACAGACTTCAAAGGCGTATCCAAAATGTCAACTGTAACCCAATCAAGGGAACCTAAACGCTGTTCGAAAGTCTCTTACCATGTAAAGCAAAGATCTTCATTAAACAATGAAATTGACTATGATTTGATCCATGATTTTTCTAAACTTCGGGATTTTATTGACGCTGAGCAGAATAATggacagcagcagaagtCGGCAGCGCCCTCACCTCGTCATTCTAGCCCATTAACGCCGCCTCCAAGATCAAATCGCAGACCCATTTTCAATGAGCCTAGTATATCTCAATTCTTTTATAACTCTGCTGTCTCAGGTAATCTTATTATCGACTGCACAACAAGTCTGAAGCTTTCGAAGAACCACCATAAAGACCGCCTTTTAACGACTCTACAGATGAAATGGAAAGCTGTCCATATTGATAAGCAAATGCCCAAGACAAAGTCTCTCAATGGGCGCATAATGAGTTGTCTAAAATCCTCGGGCTCCGATTCTGCCGTTAACTGTCCAACTGGAAACGCATCTCCATCGAACTCACAAAAATCAGTTAAACGGCTGGAGTTCGCTGAAGAGATCTACGTGAATGATACATACTCTCATTGGGAATATAGAAGAAGTGATAAAAGATTTTTaaaggaaagaaaacaacTCATGACTTCGATGCAGGGCCTACCATTTGTTCAATCTGTAAAATGGGAATTGAATGAATTCAAACGTAACGAAATGCTCGTGCATCCTGAAAGCAAGCAGAACACTCAATTTTTTATATGA
- a CDS encoding uncharacterized protein (similar to Ashbya gossypii AGR155C), with the protein MGSLSSVASNAIIWPTYIVMLVSASAIAYWKHDSKTFLSANGSQRAVPLALNFIASGVGCSVLVAYPEMANVAGLQGLLVYALTSALPMYVFAVFGPQIKKKCPNGFMLTEWVFQRYGTVAGLYLSACTILTLFLFMVSEIASLKQAVETLTKGGGLAVVIVECVVTTIYTTIGGFNISFITDSLQTLVFLFIWIISAIAFGCYVKVDRSLIEPSGLLKPTRLGWQLIYILTVAIFTNDFFLSGFWLRTFAAKSDKDLLIGCSLAAGILVFFFVVVGFTGILAVWGGYVPIGSEDPGSAFFVLLSELPSWIMGLVLTFVLVLSTCTLDSLQSALVSTISNDLFKNKLPLMYTRAIVGIVMIPVVIVGLIATDVLTIFLIVDLLSSAVVPVLMLGLWSKMDFLTAWEIIGGGLGGLFCVFLFGTAYYGNTRDGGRLLLISDGLYKNDWGAFGAMVAAPFGSLLVGFSILAIRSAVIYLRCRTTKKPFTVFTRKIVYHDQIYSKQDDVSITSKSPRGCH; encoded by the coding sequence ATGGGATCCCTATCTTCTGTTGCATCGAATGCCATCATTTGGCCGACATATATTGTTATGCTCGTGAGTGCATCTGCCATAGCATATTGGAAACATGATTCCAAGACGTTTTTATCGGCAAATGGCAGCCAACGAGCAGTACCGCTCGCGCTGAACTTTATAGCATCAGGTGTGGGATGCAGCGTGCTTGTTGCATATCCAGAAATGGCTAATGTAGCCGGTTTGCAGGGGTTACTTGTTTATGCATTGACCTCTGCACTTCCGATGTATGTTTTTGCAGTTTTTGGGCCTCAGATCAAGAAGAAATGCCCAAACGGGTTCATGTTGACTGAATGGGTTTTCCAGAGGTACGGGACTGTTGCAGGGTTATATTTGAGTGCATGTACGATTTTGACGTTGTTCTTATTTATGGTTTCTGAGATTGCGTCTTTGAAACAGGCGGTGGAAACGTTGACTAAAGGAGGTGGTCTGGCGGTTGTGATTGTTGAATGTGTTGTGACAACTATCTACACAACTATTGGTGGCTTCAATATCTCGTTCATAACGGACTCACTGCAAACTCTGgtgtttttgttcattTGGATTATCAGTGCTATTGCTTTCGGTTGCTATGTCAAGGTTGACCGCTCACTAATAGAGCCTTCTGGGCTCTTGAAACCAACAAGGTTAGGCTGGCAACTAATATACATCTTGACAGTGGCCATATTTACGAATGACTTTTTCCTCTCCGGGTTTTGGTTACGTACATTTGCCGCTAAGAGTGATAAGGACTTGCTAATCGGGTGTTCATTGGCTGCAGGTATTTTGGTGTTCTTCTTCGTGGTAGTTGGATTCACAGGAATCCTCGCTGTGTGGGGCGGTTATGTACCCATCGGAAGTGAAGATCCAGGCTCGGCTTTTTTTGTACTATTATCTGAACTACCATCATGGATTATGGGATTGGTCTTAACATTCGTTCTAGTGTTATCCACATGTACTCTAGATTCGCTGCAGAGTGCCTTGGTATCTACAATTTCGAATGACTTATTTAAGAACAAGCTTCCTCTAATGTACACCAGAGCAATTGTAGGGATAGTTATGATCCCTGTTGTGATTGTTGGATTGATTGCAACTGATGTACTAACTATCTTTCTTATTGTTGACTTATTGTCTTCTGCTGTCGTCCCCGTCTTGATGCTAGGACTTTGGTCCAAGATGGACTTCCTCACCGCTTGGGAAATCATTGGAGGTGGTCTCGGAGGTCTCTTTTGCGTCTTTTTATTCGGCACTGCATACTACGGCAACACTCGAGATGGTGGAAGGTTACTATTGATTTCCGATGGTCTATATAAAAATGACTGGGGTGCCTTTGGAGCGATGGTGGCCGCTCCCTTTGGCAGTCTGCTGGTAGGTTTCTCGATCCTAGCCATACGTTCTGCAGTCATCTACTTACGATGCAGGACAACGAAAAAACCTTTCACAGTCTTCACAAGAAAAATAGTATACCATGACCAAATTTACTCCAAACAAGACGATGTTTCCATAACATCAAAGTCTCCTCGGGGTTGTCACTAA
- the BUR6 gene encoding negative cofactor 2 transcription regulator complex subunit BUR6 (similar to Ashbya gossypii AGR156C): protein MDAIPGPLATGDSASPFAKIKTHFPPAKIKKIMQTDEDIGKVSQATPVITGRSLEFFIAMLVDKSSQIAREQGSKRITGDIMKKTIMADEKFDFLREIVCPEATQQDSSNDDADPDVDTNQFPVDV from the coding sequence ATGGATGCTATACCGGGTCCACTGGCAACAGGTGATAGCGCTTCTCCCTTTGCTAAAATCAAAACCCATTTCCCTCCTgccaaaattaaaaaaatcatgCAAACGGATGAGGATATTGGAAAAGTGTCTCAGGCAACTCCCGTCATCACTGGAAGATCTCTAGAGTTCTTCATAGCCATGCTTGTAGATAAATCTAGTCAAATTGCTAGAGAACAAGGCTCTAAAAGGATAACAGGCGATATCATGAAGAAAACTATCATGGCCGATGAGAAGTTTGACTTCCTAAGAGAAATAGTGTGCCCAGAAGCCACACAGCAGGATTCAAGCAACGACGATGCCGATCCTGACGTTGATACTAATCAGTTTCCAGTTGATGTTTAG
- the SSS1 gene encoding translocon subunit SSS1 (similar to Ashbya gossypii AGR157C) has protein sequence MAKNNNNNNNQIEKLAEAPLEFVKDGSTFISKCNKPNQKEFLQIVRAVGIGFLAVGVIGYTIKLIHIPIRYLIV, from the coding sequence ATGGCCAAgaacaacaataacaataacaaccaaattgaaaagttagCTGAGGCACCTTTGGAATTCGTCAAGGACGGATCTACCTTCATCTCCAAATGCAATAAACCAAATCAAAAGGAATTTCTGCAAATCGTTAGAGCTGTTGGAATTGGCTTCCTAGCTGTTGGTGTCATTGGATATACGATTAAACTAATCCATATTCCAATTAGGTACTTAATTGTGTGA
- the RRP1 gene encoding Rrp1p (similar to Ashbya gossypii AGR158C), with product MSSVQVSPFVKQLASNNRKVRENALDSLKKYMATKKFMSNSQIQFDQLWKGLYYSMWFSDRPRPQQRLSNELGELYLLYLGNKDVQLSDKAFIRFSKAFWKVICLEWYSIDHHRLDKYLLLMRRVLYNQLKYLREREWDDVLVDKYVINVLGKLPLSGDRKVYNGIPFHIIDIFVDEWEKLVLRNGKEADEVEDNDIDDETEIELISQTPLPKFIALLQSLSSDITNIKVLREKIKEDVLADPRLYKWGVLTEKDNENHEDEVEEEEWKGF from the coding sequence ATGTCTAGCGTGCAAGTGTCTCCGTTTGTGAAGCAGTTGGCTTCTAACAATAGGAAGGTCAGAGAAAATGCGTTGGACTCCTTGAAGAAATACATGGCCACCAAGAAATTCATGTCCAATTCTCAAATACAATTTGATCAGCTGTGGAAGGGGCTATATTATTCTATGTGGTTTAGCGACAGACCAAGACCACAGCAAAGACTCTCAAACGAGTTGGGTGAATTGTACCTTTTATATTTGGGAAACAAGGATGTACAACTGAGTGACAAAGCATTCATCAGGTTCTCCAAGGCGTTTTGGAAGGTTATCTGTCTGGAATGGTATAGCATCGATCATCACAGGTTAGACAAGTACcttttgttgatgagaagAGTGTTATACAACCAATTGAAGTACCTGAGGGAAAGAGAGTGGGACGATGTGTTGGTCGATAAGTACGTCATAAATGTACTGGGTAAACTGCCATTAAGTGGGGATAGGAAGGTATACAATGGTATTCCCTTTCACATAATCGATATATTTGTCGATGAATGGGAAAAGTTAGTTCTGAGGAATGGGAAAGAGGCCGATGAAGTCGAGGACAACGATATAGATGATGAAACTGAAATAGAACTTATAAGTCAGACTCCCCTTCCAAAGTTCATCGCTCTGTTGCAGAGCCTATCTAGTGACATCACAAATATCAAGGTTTTGAGAGAAAAGATCAAGGAAGATGTGTTAGCCGACCCCAGACTGTATAAGTGGGGGGTTTTAACAGAGAAGGATAATGAAAACCATGAAGATGAagtggaagaagaagaatggAAAGGTTTCTAA
- the SLU7 gene encoding mRNA splicing protein SLU7 (similar to Ashbya gossypii AGR159C) has protein sequence MVENKHIPKYIRDRPWYIGSEDKEDGGDYLGHHRIDEGQGPIDYSLPKLGNDISDKFLIVGNKRRGKGVGGKCCNCGSLGHEKRDCLERPRKQRRGTEDISKQEEGAGKGEERAEEFKVRDESGLNFDAKRDRWFGYDDSGYNEMIKRSWLKRNAEDTGGAQDKAVVDFDVQIERYKLGLVDDTKSDDIGSGATSDNAPSIRLREDKAKYLNDLNSEELKYDPKSRLYKDKDLGEVDPKTKMFHRHLKGESVQLVNLGKKVRESASKAGIRDDTRNINKPDHVLAANPTKYEILLMMGTKGTADLAVSGNMQGTDRPPLKRSDTEETNVDTKQKGPTD, from the coding sequence ATGGTAGAGAACAAGCATATTCCGAAATATATTCGGGATCGGCCATGGTACATCGGAAGTGAGGATAAGGAGGATGGTGGTGATTATCTTGGACACCATCGGATTGACGAGGGTCAGGGACCAATCGATTATTCTCTTCCCAAGTTGGGAAATGATATTAGTGATAAGTTTTTGATTGTTGGGAACAAAAGGAGAGGCAAAGGTGTTGGTGGGAAGTGTTGCAACTGCGGTTCGTTAGGTCATGAGAAGCGGGATTGTTTAGAGCGACCTAGGAAGCAACGACGTGGCACAGAAGATATATCTAAGCAAGAGGAGGGTGCTGGTAAGGGGGAGGAGCGGGCCGAAGAGTTCAAGGTACGAGATGAGAGTGGGTTGAATTTTGATGCTAAGCGCGATAGGTGGTTCGGTTACGATGATAGTGGTTATAATGAGATGATCAAGCGCAGCTGGTTAAAGAGGAATGCGGAAGATACGGGAGGCGCACAAGACAAAGCGGTTGTAGACTTTGATGTGCAGATAGAACGGTACAAGCTGGGGCTGGTTGATGATACCAAATCAGATGATATTGGATCAGGGGCTACGTCGGACAATGCACCATCTATACGGTTACGTGAAGACAAGGCTAAATATCTGAACGACTTGAACTCTGAGGAGCTCAAGTATGATCCTAAGTCCAGACTTTACAAAGATAAGGATCTAGGCGAGGTTGACCCCAAGACAAAGATGTTTCATCGCCACTTGAAGGGTGAATCTGTCCAACTGGTAAACTTGGGCAAAAAGGTCCGAGAATCTGCCTCAAAAGCTGGTATTAGAGACGATACTCGGAACATTAATAAGCCTGATCATGTTTTAGCGGCAAATCCAACCAAATATGAGATATTGTTAATGATGGGTACAAAAGGTACAGCAGATCTTGCTGTATCAGGGAATATGCAAGGAACAGACAGGCCGCCTTTAAAAAGATCTGACACTGAAGAGACGAACGTCGATACTAAACAGAAGGGACCTACGgactaa